The nucleotide window ccaatggtcacatctctggcatcatcatgctgaaccctgtccttaaggacaagaaaatgtggatcatcatattggcgctctctgatgcgatcatataaggaagaccgagaaaccacacaagccattACCCAACTAGGCTCCgagatatccaacctcacaaaccaattggccaaggcatgaacatcaactgcaagaggttttccccaactgaaatatatgccaaactccccatactcattgcctttcggctcaaagcatcggccaccacattggcctttcccggatggtacaatatagtgatatcataatccttaagcaactccaaccatctccgctgtctcaaattaagatccttttgtttgaacaagtgctggaggctacgatgattagtaaacacatcacaagacacaccatacaagtaatatctccaaatcttcaacgcatgaactatggcagtcaactccaaatcatgaatggggatcaatcttggagaacactctcgctccctgaagctggtcgaataaatcatcaatgcaaggcaaatgatacttgttcttaattgttactttgttcaattgcctataatcaatgcacatcctcatagtgccatccttcttcttcacaaatagaaccggcgcaccccaaggtgacacactaggccaaatgagcCCTTTATCtcggagttcctgaagttgctcgtttaattccttcaacttcgctggtgccatacgatacggtggaatagaaatgggctgagtgcccggcactaggtcaataccaaaatcaatttccctatctggtggcatgcccgacagtcAGCAGGAAACACATtagaaaaatccctcacaattggaacatagtcaatactgggagtctcagcactgacatccctcacaaatgctagatacgaaagacaacccttcccaaacatacgctgggctttcaagaatgagatcactctactgggaacataatcgtgtcacacctcgccactcgatccgtggcacacccggtatagccaatgtgactgtcttagcatgacagtccagaatagtacgacacggagatagccaatccatacccaaaatgacatcaaaattcaccatacacaataataaaagatccacacgggtctccagacccccaatagtcaccacacatgaccagtacacatggtctacaacaacagtatcgcccaccggggtagatacatgaataggtgaagcaagaaactcacggggcgtacccaagtaatgagcaaagtatgatgacacataataaAAGGTGGaatcaggatcaaataatacagaggcatctttttGGCAGACGgagataatacctgtaataacagcatctgaagcaatcgCATCAGGTCTGCCTGGAAGttcatagaaacgggcctgaccgccacctgatcgacctccccctctagggccctaactgactgacctccaccctccGCTGGCTGGGTAGgtggtggtaaagtaactggcgctgaagccgatgactggcccttctgctgagatgaactcgcaagatgATAAGGGCACTGCCTgcatatatgacccatctcaccacactcataacaactcccgggtgctggagaaggggactgaagggaacccctcacaccaaAGTGACTAACAGATGCACTCAGCATAGAATAACCCTTAGTTGatagagcacgggatgaactctgagctggaagggcactaagtgatgactggccctgatgagaactgtgagaaccatgacccaatgACGCCCCACGACAACCTGGgcaagctggctgagcatgcctgaatggacggcatCTATCGTGCTGAaattgacctctcgaaggagtaccactgtaactaccagatcctcgaggcctcttggactccctctcctcttgctactagcgacgaacagactcaatctcacgggcgatatccacaacctcctcaaaagtagcaccagtcaccctctccctagtcatgagaatacggagctgataagtaagcccatcaacgaacctcctaatcctctctctatttgtcagaaccaaccaaatggaatggcgagctaactcggagaacctcaatTCATACTGCGACACGGTAATCtccccctgacgcaaccactcaaagtacctacgcagctcctctctgcgagactgcggcacatacttctccagaaagagaatggagaactgctgccaggtaaggggtgttgcaccaattGGCATGCGCCTCTCAAAATTCTCCTACCAAGTGAAAGCTGCTcctgaaaactgataagtagtgaaagcgaccccgttGGTCGCCAAAATAtctgttgtacgaagcatcctctaacacttatctaagaaaccctgggcatcctcaccctctgtaccactgaaggtcagaggctatagtctaccaaacctctccaacatacgctgctcatcctccggcatatcaggaactacatagtcctgagtagctgcaaccggctgggctggatgtgcccccgacgTCTGAACTCCCTGCACGACCTTTTTAAGTgtacgagcggcgggagtctgattgcctcccccggcctgagaagtagctgcggctgtagtggctgaaaccgcctgacctaggccagtgcaaactaataagatctgatccaaggcctcctgaagacccgggatcacaataggcacaactggtgcctgagctggtgctacaggagcgtccataactaggacctgatcctgaactggggcagctggtggatctgcaggtgttgccctagctgctctgcccctatcGTGACTATGGatgcatcctcggcctctagtggccacagctggtggtactggtggtcgtccatcctgaccggtagcgcatgtcctcaccatctatgagagaatagaataacagaagtttagtactcggataaacaaattcgcatgataagaatttcaagaatatgaagttttcctaaaggttctgcagcctctcgaggataaatacagacatctctgtaccgatctgcgagattCTATTAAACCTGCTCAAGACTCGtaagacttatgtaacctaggctctaataccaacttatcacgaccctaaactcggacccgatcgtgatggcgcctctcgtgaagacaaggccgaccaactattcccaattcgatgttaaatagttaaatagcaagaaaacagtctaaaacatgatttaataatactaagtagCAGATAATGTCATAAAAATACGGAAGTACAACCTAACAGAGCCCTAACCAGGGTGTCCCTAGTCATGAGCATCCATAAAACCTagtacaagtctgaaaagtctacaaactattacaattgtctgatatgagatagaaatgataaagagggagaaacacgggactgcggacatcaagcagctacctcgtggactccaaTATCTACCAGGATCTCTCAACTCACACTGGCAGGAtctgcaatgcctgaatctgcacacaaaggtGTAAggagtaaaatgagtactccaactcagtgagtaacaaatgtaaataaagactaaaagcaagaaatcacgtaagacacaaagtattctataatgaagctaaaaccatttaaaaacagtaaatcagtgaaagataggtagaATTTTTTAACTCAAAtatagtttcatgaaaagcctttttaaATGTTTAAGCAgttaattgacagtcaattatgaaaagtaaacacataaaggcttgccccttgggcaacatctcagaatagtaccagtcccgggcaatcacatagaacaataccagcccttcgggctcaatctcacatcacaatgggtatcggcgctcactggggatgtgcagactcttggaggggccccttacagcccaagcgcaatatcaagccacctcgtggcatcatcactaggccctcggcctcatatcaatcaagccacctcgtggcatacataactcaggccctcggcctcataatcagtatcaaatgttttctcaaaacataggccctcggccttactcagtcaaaaatcctcacaagccactcgggcagtagtaaaacatgtttctcaacccaaaaatatcatttaaaagatcatgtaagtgtttaaaatagagtaaatatggctgggtacgaaaacagtgaaatataacatgacaaagttcaagtataaagtcaaaacagtgaggaaataccaatataaatccccgaagggttcaaatagttggcacaaagcccaaatatggcattcagcccaaataatgatgatagcaattaGATTCCAGTCAAATATGctgtaaaatcatcaatcgggacggaccaagtcacagtccccaatagtgcacgaccccacgctcgtcatcaagcgtgtgcctcacctcaatatagcactacgatgtgcaatctgggatttcaaaccctcataacatcatttacaatcattactcacctcgaactggtaaaatctctagctcgcgatgcctttgtacctcgaatcggcctccactcgcatcgaatctatccaaaatcagaataaggacgtcaaaatatgctaagggaacgaatcccaagcgaaaacaatcaatagttggcacaaatcccgaaattaccaaaacccgacccctgggtccacatctcggaattcaataatttttacatcaataggtttcttatctccccacgagttcatatatatcaaaagttctcaaatctgaccccaaatggtctttcaaatccccaattaaaggtcaaagtttccaagccctagtttccccaattttcacccttaatttccataatttctagctctaatccgtgtaATAATaacataggaacgagttttaggtccaaattccttaccacaatgaagttcccttgaaatccttttttcaaatcgcccaaaaagctccaaagccgaaaTAAAACTGGTGAAATAGCTTaaaattcgcgaaggccacaatttacACTTTCTGCCCAGAATTTTTGCATCTACGGCCCAATACCTGTttttgcggtaccgcatatgcgaccacaattaccgcttctgtggttcttCACTTAAAAAGCtcaatccgcatctgcggtcaactctccgcacctgcgcttttgcaggtgcggtcacactacAACATCTGTGTTTCCTGACGATTCCTCCAAAATTCACTTTTGCTGCTCCTCTTTCGCACGtacggcgtcgcacctgcggtccccaatctgcaggtgcagaaataccagaagcaactgAGATTCTGCAACTTCACAAGTCTCAAATctttctgtcaaccatccgaaatcacttcgaggcccccgggacctcaaccaaaagcacaaacacatactaatactttattcaaacttgttccaatcatcaaaacaccttaaacaacatcaaatcacccaaacacatcggattcaaaccaaactttctaaaatcttccgaatttcgcttttcATCAAAAACTGGACCAagccatgtccgaatgacctaaaattttgcacacacgtcccaaatgacacaacggagctactgcaactctcggaatttcattctgacACCTATATCAAAATCTAGCCTACAAATcgtaaatcaccaaaatatcaacttcgccaattcaagcctaaatctactacgaacctccaaaaatCATTCTGATCACTCtcataagtcacaaatcacctcccaaagctaaccaaactatcaaaactcacatctgagccctctaacacataagtcaatatctggttgacttttctaacttaaactcactctaaagagactaagtgtctcaaaccttgccagatcctttccgaactcgatccgaccaacctgataccacataacacagataaacaaagcataacgaagtaaaaatggggaaaatggagtgataactcatgagacgactggtcagGTCGTCACAAAACACCAGATTGTTCCTCTCCACCTTGTTGTTGAACATGTGCATCGCCTTCAATAGCCGCCTCCTTACGTGTAGCATTATCATCTGCGACTTTATGCGATGTATCATGAGCAGCATGTTCTTCAGTATAAACAACTTGATTATCTGCACCTTGCATGCTTCCAACATTCTCAGTTGATAAATGTTCTTCATCATTTCCATCTCTGCTCAATCTATCAGCACTGGAACGTTCCTCTTTAATTTGTTCTTGAACATGTTGATCGCCTTCAAAAGCCACTTCCTCACGTGTAGCATTTACATCTGCGACTTTATGCGATGCATCATCAACAACATTAATATCCTATAGATGTTCGTAACAATCGTTCATCTTAACATATTCTcgatggttactcaaatcaaaattGCCATCGTCCATTCCATTTGATTTGTTGACAATCTTAAACAACTATTCAAACTTCTCATCAAAATATTCCTagaaaaaaaattactaacaATGATTAATCTAAATATTAGCATAAATAAAAAGACTTCTCTATAAATTAGCTTACCTTCACTTTTCCAAAAACCGCATCCATAATAGCAGATCGCTCATCCTTTTAAAACTTATCGAAAACTTCTTTCATGAccgttcttctttctttttctgcatGCCTTTGAACCTCCATCGTTACCCTCTAGTATAGACGCACAACAAAAATATGTTGtacttttacaaaaacaaaaccaaaaaacttTAGATCAAAACTTACAGAACATATTGTGTCGAGTAATTCATTGTCATCAAACTCAGTTGTAGAATGGTTAGAACGACTATGGGTACGAGATGATTCGTCAATAAAAAGAGTTCGATTCGCTTATTTTGATCGACTCCGAATACGTGGTGATTTTCCAATAACAGGAGTTCGATTTGCTTCTTTTGATCGACTCAGACTACATGGTGATTCACCAATTGAAGGAACCGCATTAAGTACAATTGAACGAATCTGGTTGTATGGTAATTATCCAATTAAAggcattgaattcaattcctctTCTGTAAGAATTATATCCAACACCCTAAAGTTGCGATAATTCTGTTTAAAACAAAAAAGTATATATGAGGGGAAAAAAACTAATACGTCAACGTATAAACACAAAGACAAAAAAAAGTAACTTACTTCATGACTATTGAAGAAATCAAAAGGTCTGGGATATTTAGGCTCTCCCACACATACATAACGTAATATCCTGAGAACTTGAGGGGTATCAAGGTACTCATCCTCTCTTATatacttctcccgaatatctggGAAGCGCTCATAGAACCGAAATCCACCAACTTTATACTCAGTTGAACGTACTTTGTTCTGCTTGTCCAATGCATGTTTCAGTGAGTAAATGAGCTTCTCATAAGCCACATTACCCCAAGGATATTCAGCACAAACCTTATCATCTTCAACAATAGATGCATACTCCTCCATCACAGATGACTCAGTCTTTTTTCCAAACAAAATAGACTCTACAACAAGAATTTCCATAAGCTTCATAGCATCATCATCGCTCTCACATATGTGACGGTGATTCACAGCATTCTTTGGAATTTCATTTCGAGTCATAAAATCTCGAATATCCTTCAAAGTCACACCCTTGGACTTACCAAAATAGCGCTTCAGAATATTGCTCTCtcgattaattagtttttcaacattatgtgttgtgatccgCAAACCGCACATAATGTAAAAGTCTTCAAGAGTGAAGGAAACATCATGgccaaaaatcttgaaactaatgGAGTCTCGATCATTGGTGAATATTCGAGAAAGACACAGACAATGAACCAACTTCATGCTGCATTTGAAATTTTCCATAGCCATAATGTATCGAAATGTACCATTATTAAGATTATCCCATTGTGTAGGAGTCAAGAAATTTTCAATTAAACTCTTCAAATCGTGGTTCCTCTTCCAGTAACCCTTATAGTTAAACCAATCTAGAAACTCAAAATATCTTTGCCTTGGTCTTGTAGGTGGAGGAGCAGGGACATAAGGACCTGGGGGTATTATAGGTTGTCTAGGTGCTTTAGGTGCATTAGTatcacgacccatttccataacagatcgtgatggcacccaacaccgttgtcaggcaagccaacacgaaagtattagtaaattcttattttacttacccaAAACAGTTACAACATTTTCTTAATTTTCAATTAAAAACAGGTGATAATATGCAACATTCgataataattatacaacccaaaaAAAACGTCtacaatgtgtgtgccaagacctagtgtcacaagttgtgggcaactagtagaatatacaaaagaataaatccatcatactgtccgaaatagaatagacagcaaaaataaataaaaagagactTCATCAAGCTGTTAAACGACACAAGAAGGGGCATCTCACAGTGGAAGTCTCGAACTATGAATCAGGGGcgcgcaccagactgatagccagatgtacctgccttagatcctgtacaattaagtacagaagtgtagtatgagtacataaacaatatttaccccgtaagtatcccgtctaatctcgaagaagtagagatgagaggtcgacttgatacttactaaggtcaaataatataatgaagtgttatgctaagcatgAGAGTCACAAATAATCAACAGTTTGTAGCAAGAGGTAATAAGTCATGTTCGTAATCAATTTTACAATTAGCCATTTGCATTACAAATATTTAGCAGATCaagtcatggataagatttcacatagatatcatgcgcatATTATGCTGAGGtcgacggcccgatccaacaggaaataaactgtgcactgccaaagggtcaaatggcacgaaccatagatgcatctatttctaccgaggcgatcgacacgatccacaaatatcaattaatatcaagaaaACACATGAATGCGCATTTATCTTCAAACAAATTCATACAAGTGTCCAACAAGTGTATACATTTGCTTATATTCCTTTCCAAGTCTCTAGCATACCTtaagtgatcacattagcaagaaaatatatAGAGACATTCACAAATATAGCATGGtacgggtcctagactacctggataattaacataatagtagctacgcacggactctcgtcacctagtgcgtacatagcccccacattTAGTAGCAATTATTCAATTATTATAcatatggggataattccctcttacaaggttagaaaggagactcacctcgctccaaattgcacttccaataccaagaacgagcccgaactctcaatttggagccgaacgatccaaaactagttaaatgaggtaggaactagtcaatataagctcacaagatcatattctagctatttaagAAATTTCCCAACCCTTAACATAAGTTTTCCAAAATCGGACCCCGGGCCCaagtgcccggattccgaaattgtttgaaggaagttgttctccataacctaaggatcaataatatatgatttctaattcatttcataacaaaattcgtggttaaatctaacttttgtcaaaaccctacgttttgctctaaccccttgatttcaCCTTAattctagtgtttaatctacctaagacacATGTATTAAACCAAGAATACGTGGAATaagcttacctcaagatgctaggtggaagttttctctcaaaagctcccaaaatcgccaatggaggagtgaaaagtggcaaaaagggacttagaacccgtattaaatgaagcttaCTGCTTCAgagattttcgcatctgcggtcccgcttctgcgagaaaGCGAATGCATCTGCGGAACTGGCCAAATGGGCTGCGAccgtgtcacgacccggaattcccacccttgggagtcgtgatagcgcctactaatgtgagctaggcaagccaacccttaactatcTACTACCTTTTTCATATTACTTCTTTTAAAACAAACATAGGGCGACAATATAAATGAAACGGAAGTTAGGAAATAGGCGGAAGTCAACATTTATAAAGCTTAGAGCTACGTCTATTACCACTTTTAAACTTCAATACCCTAAAATATTGTGTCATAGTaccacagactgtctaagagtcactacatacaaagtctgaagaaaatacaTAGTACTGTTCCTGAGCAAGAGATAAAGGAAACAGGaagtagagatagagggagacgccagggcccgcGAACGtttgcaggtctaccttgggtctccggatggactgaaggaagccctccaactactgtccgaaatctgctccgggatctgcacacagtgcagagtatagtatcagcacaaccgacctcatgtgctggtaagtgcctggcctaaccccggcgaagtagtgacaatgCTAGGACCGGACttcagataaacctgtgcagttatataatatatggcggaaaagtaaacaaataataagcaattaaagctgGGGAAGAGGAACATGCCTCAGAGATAGCTGATaaagcaaaataacaagtaataaATAAGGG belongs to Nicotiana tabacum cultivar K326 chromosome 6, ASM71507v2, whole genome shotgun sequence and includes:
- the LOC142182000 gene encoding uncharacterized protein LOC142182000, producing MGRDTNAPKAPRQPIIPPGPYVPAPPPTRPRQRYFEFLDWFNYKGYWKRNHDLKSLIENFLTPTQWDNLNNGTFRYIMAMENFKCSMKLVHCLCLSRIFTNDRDSISFKIFGHDVSFTLEDFYIMCGLRITTHNVEKLINRESNILKRYFGKSKGVTLKDIRDFMTRNEIPKNAVNHRHICESDDDAMKLMEILVVESILFGKKTESSVMEEYASIVEDDKVCAEYPWGNVAYEKLIYSLKHALDKQNKVRSTEYKVGGFRFYERFPDIREKYIREDEYLDTPQVLRILRYVCVGEPKYPRPFDFFNSHENYRNFRVLDIILTEEELNSMPLIG